attcaaaatttttatcggtatttgtttctcaaattcgatttatcataattttggaatattgaTAAGCTACATAAGCTAACTGTTTTTGGTACACGCATCTAGTGATCTAGTAGCGcgatagtttaaaattaaaaaagcgcgGCAAGACTCAAAATATGACTTAAAATCACTTGAGGAAACTGTAGActaaaaatttggcaatttgccttgatttttaaaataaaaatttatgaatgtaGTAGAATACTGAGGTCccttcataattttattgcttttactaaattttaaacaagagATTGGGTTCACAAcatatataaaacaaattgcttcaattcaatgaatttatttcaggcTTAGCCTGCAAACAGAGATGCAAACAGTTCATTTTTGGCTTCGTCTGTCCATTCACTATGCTCAACTGGAGCCATGAAGTTAACCAACTTAGGAATCACAGTGTATCTTATTTTCCTTCCTTTAGTTGCTCTTGTGtcgatttttctcttcattttgCTTCTTAGCTTTTGCAAAGCTATCCATTGcctacaaaattaatatttgttaattttaaaatgtctttCAAACTGGCTACAATCACGGTTACCTTCCAAGCTGGACGGGATCTGTGACTGACTCggatttttgttcaatcaaCTCTCGGATAAGCTGATGATAAAAGTCGTCAtcatcaaatatttcattgcaCGTTTGTTGGGATTTCTCGTCATCAACCTAAAGAAAACTcagtaaaattgttgaaacagacagtttgaaatttacctTTTCTTCATCATCGCCGATTTCCGATCCTAGAATTCTATAGTTCGATCTTTGAACTCTGGTTCTCTTGAGTAAACGGTTTTTGTCGGCTAAAATGTGTTCAATTTGCTTTAGAGCAGACTGCTCAAAAGCACTAAAATTCTTGCTGTTGAATTTTCCCTGGGACATTCTTGTTTTTTCACTCCACTTCTGGATGGTTGAGTTTCGGTAGCTGAGGAAATTATTGTGGACGCCGCCGATGGAGCTCTCATAATCCTCCAtccgcatttttttctttgccggCATCTTTTCTGCAGGTGTTTCCTCCAACTCGCCAGCTTCGTCTTCACTGCTTGGAATTTCTTCATCGTCCTCTTTGGCTCTGTGAGATTATGTTAATTTCTAGCATTTTATAAACTGTTTACTACTTAATACCTTTCCTTTGAGGATAAGTTTTTGGTTTCAGGATTTTGTTTAAAGAGTGTGGCTTGCAactcaattaaattgttgagaAGCTTTGTTGTCCcattaatgcattttaactGAGCACTCTTGAACTCCTTTCCTCCTTTATCAGCAAACTTGCTGAAGTTCGCAGCTATGGGCATTTGGTttgcaaatttcaatgttttctGCATCTGAATTCTAATTTCCAGAAGATTTTCCCAcagcactgaaaatttttaataatagatTAATAGACATCAACGGGCATAGAGTGACAGTTATTACTGAGCTGGTTTTTCACAGCATTTCCTTTCTTCACTTCAGATTTTAAATCAGATGTGGAAAAGTGCTGAAATTTTGTGTCTTTCTCTTTGTCGCTCTTTTCTTTCTCAGCTTGGGGGAACATGTCACCATCCGCATCATCATATTCCTTGGAACTATCATCACTTACACTACTTTCATCTTCCTCTTCTTCATCAACCTCATCTGCTTGATCATCTTCCGATTCATCCcttttaagagaaaatagGAGTTTTATTTCCTGTCTGTCAACATCATTAATTAATCACATTACCTCTCTCCATCAGCGATTTCCTCAGCATCACTACTGGAAGCTCCTTCGTCTTCCTCAGTAGAACTTTCCAAACTTTCGTCTTCATCATCGCTCCGATTCAAATCCTtcctggaaatttttcttccagCGTATCTTTTGTCGTCAAACGAAACGGTTTGCCGACGTAGAACACTTGCTTGTTGCTCCTCTTGAGCCTCATCATCATAAGTATCAACCAGCTTGGCTCGAGTTGCTAAAATTTCgaacaagaatttaaatacaatttcatattatattaatttttttgcaccgaaattaaaacaaaaatatatatttagaacagaaaattaaaacaatatcaaGGCATACCTTCCTCTGCGTCATCCTCAGGATCAGGTGCAATATCATGAGGTTGAATTAATGAAGCAAATTCCTCTGCAAGTGCCGGTTTTTTTGAACTCATTTCGTTTAAGTTATATTATACTCGTAATGCAACGGCCGCAAGTGTCGAAAGACGCGCGTCTGGTGTCTGGTCTTTAATCCTACAAGCATGTAGCACTCCAAGTCCCTGTTGTCCGAGCTGTCCAGGCTCAGCTGCTCGGTCTCGGttaaattggttcaaaaaaAAGGTTGGTAGATGTGCCCAGATGTGCCGGGGCAGCGTTTTCACGTGTTGATGCTGCTTACTTAATGGCcgaattttgttttcgttGCAGGGCACTGGTGCAGTAAATATCACTGTTGccaactgaattttaattataacgcATGAATGAGTAAcccatgaattttaatattatacatACTTGCGTCTTCAATCTGACCATTATGTATTCATCCTTCACCTTACCAAACTTTCAATTCGTTGATTTCATCTTTTTGACTAATGAAATGAACgattaaaaaacaacaaaaatgagACCGAACCAACTGAAGACCGGAACCAcaagtattattatttattctctttgGTTGGCAACGCTGCTTCAACGTGACCGACCACTACTCCTTCGGATGACTGCCTGGTCTGCCTGCTAACAGTGCTTACAATACAAACCAGCGCACCTTTGTATCATTGATACGTTAGACGTTAGTTAGTTGGAAATCGGTCGGAGTGTAAATTTGATCCGTCATATCGGAGTTCTCCAGCATCCCTTACATCTCGATCAACACAAACGCCAGCTTCTTTTAATCTGGTGTTCTTGTTGATTGATTAAACGTCGAACACTCGCAGATTCCTCGCTTTTCACATCAGgttttttgacattttcttaAAGATAGTCAGCGTTACCTGAAAGCGTCATAGTGGCGGGAGGGATACATTATGATGCTGTAAGGGGGTGCTGTGAAGGGATGAAAGAGCCATTGTCTAACCACTAACAAAATGGTTCTGGAGACGCTTGACTGAGTAGAAAGTAGAAGCCATCAAAGCAACGGATTTTCACTTTGAAGATATTATGTAAGtgagcaacatttttattcaatttatctACTGTATTAAtccgaaataatttataatttgttaaatcacTAAAGTTTTGTCAATTTGTGTGCCCTTTGCAGGTGAGAGGATTAAAATCACTCGCCACAATAATGGAGCAGGCTAATCTGAGTGCTGTTGTCCACCTTTGCGTCAGTAAAGATCAAAAACGTGTCCGTGTGGGGGTTCACAACAAAAGCACTGCTGAGGACCTTTGCGTGCTCGTCGCCAAGATCGCTGGGATCGGTCCTGTGGCGAGACATCTATTTGCTCTTCGAGTGTCTCCCTGCCTGGACAAAGACTCACCCATTTGGCTCCATCCCAGTGCCAAGATTGAATTGTTGGACAAACTTGAATTTGAGTTTCGCTTGAGATTTAGAATCGCGGACTTAAAACGTCTTCATAGCATAGACCTGACAGCTTTCAACTACTGTTTCCACCAAGTGAAAAATGACGTTATGGAAAACAAAGTCCCAGGGATTGAGACTGACAAACACCTTCACGTACTTACTGGTCTTGCAGTAACAGATATGTACCGGGCCGTATTGGAAAAGGATATGGACCGTGgcgttattaaaaaagaatataaaaaatatttaccgaAGGAGATTGTGAAGCAACACTCGATTTTTGCCAGGAAACccattttggaaaactttgaaaaaatcctGACGAGTGAAATTAAAGATCCAAACATGGTCAAATTGCGATACTTCCAGCATTTCGAAGAAATTGCCCCGAGTTACTTGACAGAAGAATTTAAGGCGAAAATGGACCAAGACGAGGTCGTCTTCAATGCCATTCTAAGGGTCAATCCTTTCCACAAGACTAATCCTGGTATTTCGTATTGCAAGGAAAAGGGAAACGAAGTAAGAATCCGAAACTTGTTATCTCTAATTCCTTCATTAATCGGTGGCGTTTTTAGTGGAAAGTACTGTGCTCCATTGATGAGCTTTGCTTCATCTCTGCACGTGAAGATAATGTATCGGTGGAGATGTCCAGGAGAAACGGAATACCGATTCACATGCAGTTTTTGAGTCGGCCAAGCATGTACTCGTTTGTTAGTCTGCTCGATGGGTATTTCCGGCTCCTCTCCAAGTGGACATTTAACCTGTGTATGGACATGTACACGCCGTCACTGATCAAGCTCCAAGCCCTCAAGTGTCATGGACCAGTCGGGTAAGCacaatcaacaaaattaaaaggtttgaTACAGTAAAACTAGAGATCTCAGTCAGCCGCGAGGTTTCAGGTGACGGCTGGCGGGATCGGCTtagctgaattttttgctcagcggctggcgcggctgacattacatattttaaacgtgaagtttgatagtgctgaACAGACCAAAGGGCCGCTAAACAATTTTCTCCTgcatttttgaactttttgtACTGGCGTAACTTAGCCTGTCTGCCAGATTCACGGTGGCTGCCCGCGTGACCAAAAGTTTGCCGTCaggcgcagcgcggctggctgagacttCTTAagtaaaagccaaaattgactggtaactttgagaaaaattagctGAGAACTGTTTCCCgtcttgtaaatttaaaattaaaaaatcaaattattactGTAATCTAcagtttttataatatttaattattgccacTTGAATAATTAgatcattttttccattttaccaACGTACTTGCAGGGGGAACTTTTCCTATGCGAAGCTGCAGGAGAAACGAGACTGCAAACCAGGCTGCTACATCTTGCGAGAAAGTGAGAGGCAATATGAGGTTTACTTTCTAGATGTGTGCGTGAATGGAAggtacatttatttaaaataagccCCATCAACTTCATTAACATTTTATATGTTAGGTCCAAGCCGAAgactttcaaaattgaaaaaactaactCTGGTCAGTTCATGTTTCAATACGACAGCCAAAACTACCCCAGCGTCCTTGATATAATTATCAAATACAAGACTGCACAAGGCGAGCTTCAATTGGAAGAGTGTATTCCACCCTCAGAatttggtattaaaaaaagactTGACATCTCTTTTTTACAATAAGTTATATATCTCGTTTCCATTAGACCAGTCCCAGTTGCTGCTGTGTCAATTGGATAATCCACATTTCAAAAATGCAGCCAAGTCCGATGAGCTGAGTGGACCACATTTCATCaaccacaaaaatattcaggtCTTCAAAGGTAAACAAGTTTTCCACCGtgatacacaattttttaaaattcttaaaatgaaCATTCTCTCAACCAGCACAGTTTTgtgcattaaatttagattttattttaatctcttcCACTTACTAAAAAAGTTTTCATGCTCTCTATTAAAGGGAAAAATCGCTGGACAAAACTAACCTgtatttagaagcattttttactaaatatctgaaaatattttcagatacaattgctataaaatttaatctaaattctcaagttttgattgaaaaatgctTACCTTTTTGCCAAACATTTCACATCTGCAGGAGACAAGAAGTTCAGAGAAGGAGGAATCTGTGCTGTGTACCGTTGTGTCTTAACGTTACCAAAGTCAATCAAACGGGAATGCGCCATGAAGATCGTTATGACAGAGCACGAAGACAAGTACTACAAAGTATAGCGTTCaagtttttttccaaatatcatttcaataagaaaattgattctttAAGGAATACGCCCAACTTGTCAACCAGTGGGCCTTTCTGCAGTCGAATGCAGTGGTGAAGTTCTACGGCATCACTCTGTGCAATCCATTTTCCATGGTGACCGAGTACCTGAAGCTCGGCCCTCTGGACAAATACCTCCAAACTCACAAAGGCATCATGGCCCCTGAGGACCTGGTTGAAGCCAGCGCCGCCTTGTCGACAGCTCTGTGGCACATGGTCTGTCGTGATGGATTTTTTATGACTatcattatttcatatttggtTTATAGGAGGAAGAAGGAATTGTCCACGGAAACATTCGATGCCACCAACTGATGGTATCAGCTCACACAGAGCGCACTTTCGAGGTCAAGCTCACCGATCCAGGCCTCCATCAATATACTGAAAGAGAGTACGTTTTCTTAGATAAACTAAaagttgtaattattttttttttttaaatttgtagcaTTCCATGGATTCCGATTGAGTGCTATGGAAACCTAAGTCTGGCAGGAAAGTCTAAGTTTGCAGATGTTTGGGCATTTGGCACCACTCTCTGGCAGATTTTCTCATTCGGCATGAACCCTTGTCATGTAGATGTCTCGTTTTATTCCAAGATGGTACAATCCtctaatcatttttaaaattgtataaatctATTTGCGTGGCTGTACAGTTTTACACCAAGAACAGATTGCCAAAACCAGAAGGCTGTCCAGCAGACATTTACCGTCTCCTCTTGGAAACCTGGAACATTGATTTCCACAGCCGGAAGAGACCACAAGCTATTTTGCGGGACATCAATCAGCAGATGTACCAAGGTATCAATCagtgtgttattttttctgaaattccaTAAAAGCGAAAAAGTGGTGATTACACAATATATTAAAACTTGGTGATacttatttttctcatttaagaGATAATCAAGGTCAAAGTAATTTTGCACTCTGAAAATCAAGGTCTTCTGACATATGGCTATTATTGTTTAGTTTTTGAGCGGATTTGATTCACATTGgattgaaaatgattaattgaGACTTTTCTAGGTCCTGATCAAGGGTTAGGACCACCCTTTGTCCTCGGaaacgcaattttttaattatcatttccCGGTTTACATAaggctgaattaatttaataatttctcctAAACTAAAATGTTGAATCCTAAGAGTTTCTTTGTGAGAATTTtgaatagtaataataatacaaattttcattttattctacAGTTTACAACTCAAGAAGGAAACACAATTACGCCATTCCTTCCGAGCCGAAAAGCAAACTCGACACTATCTCCTCTGCCAATTATAGTCTTTCAGCTTCATGCGTCAGTCTTTCATCAGGCACAACAGGCAAgtgtttaattcaatttgcagaaataaattaaattaattattaaaattagatctCACAGATCTGGATGAGTCAAAGCACTTCTTTAATGGCCTCATAAATGGGCTGTCCCTCGACAATTTAAGCCTGAACGAGGTTAGTAACTGGctccaaataatttattttctgcaacgCCTCTAACTGTTGTTCACTTCCAGAACGATCCTATGGATTTCCTAGTAGACAACTCAAATGCTGGCTTGAATACCATTTTCGAACTTGATGGTTGCCACGTCGAGTTTTTGTCGAAAATTGGTTCGGTAAGttttggcagatttttttccttcaaatcaATTGCATTCGGACTCTCTTTAGGGGAACTATGGTGAGGTTTTCCAAGGGAAAATGTCTAGTCCCGGTGGAGCGGATATGCCTGAGAGGCTGGTAGCCATAAAGCAAGTGAGGGACAACGGCAGAGTGTCAAACTACCTGATAGATTTTCAGAGGGAAATCAATATCATGAAGGTAGCTATGCGTGACCTCAAGTTAACACCAATAACCTTAGACCTCTTTCCAGACTCTGGAGCACCCAAACATTGTGCAAATCATTGGAGTTGTTGAAGGGCCTCAAATTTCTCTTGTGATGGAGTTTGTGGCTCATGGTTCCTTGGattgttatttgaaaatcaatcgGGACAGCATCAGCCAAGCGCAACTCTTGAAGTTTTCTCTCGACATCGCTAAGGTAGGATTTCCTAACCAGTTTTTGGgatattttggaattattttggtgaaaattggttttttataCGTGAATTTAACagtattaattcatttaaggCTGATAAACCTTTTCTGATAGTATTAATCATctctcaaaacatttttgttttaaagatttttggggttaggaggtggaaattaaaccttgcgggattttcaacaaattcttctctttataACCACCACTacagatttattattatttgctactCAAAATTTATCGacaaaatcttcatttttatgGGACAATCTTGGAAAACTGTGAGATCTCAGTATCTCATCTCCCAGAggcgcaatttaaaaaataaagtgtgcTTTGAAGTCCTCTTTCACAGCCTAATAGAACTAACACAAAATTTGATGTTATGGGTCAATGTCAAAGGTcacttcttttattttaagtttttaattaacgttaaaacattagaattttaaaatgtactcAAAAGTTGTTCCATAACATGCTTCGTAATAATTCAAGATCGGATTTCTTTTACATTTTGGACAATTTCCACTCCAGAagtcaaaatacatttttcgactcaatcatattttgaaaaataaaaaccaaaccTGACCAAGCCTAAAATTTTTCAGGGCATGAACTACCTTggacgaaaaaaaatcgtccacAGAGATCTTGCATCGCGCAATATTCTAGTTGCCAGTCACGAACAcgtcaaaatttctgactttggATTGGCGCAGTACATGAACAATGACAACCACTATCAGTGGCAAACACATAGAGAACTGCCCATCAAATGGTAATTGTTTTCTCAATTCTCGGTGCTAGCTAACCTTTGATCAAATTCAGGTACGCCCCTGAAAGTATGCTACACGGCTTATTCTACCCCCTCAGTGATGTCTGGTCTTACGGAGTGACTCTGTACGAACTCTTTTCGTATGGCGAGGATCCTGAACTGAAGGACGATGGAGGTCATTCTTACGAAGACAACCTACAATTTCACGAAGCACTAAAAGCTGGCCAAAGACTTCCATGTCCTGACACATGTCCGCAACAAGTATATTGCAAACTGATGGTGCCATGCTgggaatttgaaatgaaagacCGACCAAGTTTCTTCAAACTGATAGAAACAGTTAAAAGTATATCGCTGTAGAAAGAAACTCTCGCTAATGTGATCCTCTTGCATTTAAGGTGCCAAATTTTATCAGTTCAAACTATTCCTGAAAGGCAAACTAAgcctaaaataatttggatttgAGGGTCATAAATTAATCAGATCTGAATCTTCATGTCCCTGTATTCACGTGATCATTACTAATAATTGGTCAGTTTTACCTAGATGACAAGGGGGTTTTTCatgtggtttttttaattataatgaataTCTTGCGTAAATGTATATATGGTAATTTAGTTTACAGATATTAACCCATTGACTgatccaaaattttttaattttatcaattttagtCCTATTAGTGTTATGAAGcgatgtattaaaaaaaattggtaatgTCTCTTTTAGCAAGGTGAATCTTAcggtgattaataaaatacctgttgaaattttaaagtgaagaTCACTGTTGATTGCTAAACTTTCAggtgaaattaatgtttaagcTAGCAGTTCCTCTGGTTTCCTTGACTAATCAAGACAATTACCGActaataattgaagaattaaCTAAAGCAGATTTAGTTGATTAAGCAGGATCATGCAGTAAATAAAAGCAGAATGGATCGGTTTCAATACGTATATTGATTAATCAAGAatctcaatacttgtgcatatgattttacaaattaatgttcTTTTCCCGAATTCGCGTGTTTAAACTTCGTGTGTCTTTCACTTTGTGTCCTTTAGGCACTTCTTCGCGGCTTGGTTGTGTACTCACAGTTTAGATGACCATTTTACGTGTGATAAGCTTTGTTGGTCACTCACAGATGAGTTGGCTGTGCTCTCGCTGCCTGGTGCTAGTGCTGGCCTTGCAAGCGCTGTCTTCTGCTGGTGGAGAAATGTTCTTACAGTGTCCTTGTGGCTATTTAGTTGAAGATCGTGGCGGTCTTACACCTTTCCTGTGTGGGAGCAGGAAAAGTAGTTCTGTCCATTTGGATTTGACGCAGACACAGGAAAACCCACTTGAAAACCTGTATCCAGAACTCAGTAACCACAGGTGCTGATCGGGCCTATTTGCTAAGTCCGTGGCCTCTGTTAGCACTTTCACTTCACTTGGACTGACTGAGAAGACAGAGATTTGACTTCTTAGTCTGGGGTGTCTCATAAGACTGTCGTTGCCTTTCCTGGACGGAGAGCTTCTCTCCTGCACGTCCGAAAACATCTTAAATTTGGTTGGTGAAAGAAATGGCCAATAGTGAATCTTGTCCTTCTTTCGATGCACTCATTGGTAGACTCACTAATTATGTGTCCTACTCTCTACCACCAAGCACAACGTCCTGTCACACGGGTCACTCACCCTCCCAAAGTCATTAATCTACATTgctgttattgttgtttctgCAAACAACCAGATGTACGTGTTGAATTTGGGTTCTTTGCGATTTACATGTGGACAATGTCCTTTTTTTATGAGTGAACAATGTGTATGGATTAAATATAACCTGCTGTTCTTAATTCAATAGACCTTTCTTAAGGGATGATTCCGAGAAACTGATGTACGTGTCGAATTTGGGTTCTTTGCGATTTACATGTGGACAGTGTCCTTTTTTGAGAGTGAACAATGTGTATGGATAAAATAGAACCTGCTGTTCTTAATACAATAGACCTTCTTAAGGGATGATTCCGAGAAACTGTCGTTTTGACCTTTTCTCACGgttacacatttaaaaaattcttccgGCTACATTGTTGTGTTACTTTATCGAGATCTGGTCACCACGTTTGTTCAttaatcattgcacaagtattgagtttggtATCTAATTATTGCCTTCTTACCAACGTAATTACCTATCCATTCtattattaattgcgaaaatttattttataatatgctgAAATAGCAGAGATATTACAAAATTGTCTGTAAAAATAACCACCCCATAATTGTAACAAAGATATTTGTTTAGTtgttaatctaaaaataagttaaataaaaaaatataattttcttaacaatagaagatataaatatattttattttattgaatagcACATAGCATTGccaatgaaaaaatcatttaatcaaTTCAACATCAAACTGCAAAGGAAATTCGCTGTCGTTTTCTAGCTGTCGAGAAATCTGAGCGTGTTGCCAAGCACAAGTTCCACTTCCTCCAGTCAAATCTGCCTTGATTGTAATTGCAGAGCATCCAGCAAGTTCACTAGTTTTAAACGTTGTTTGACCTGTTTAATTGGACACAGTGAGTGAACCAACTCtctttaaagttaaaattatttcctaccATGCGGCACCATAAAACATAAATCTGGGTTCTCCCCACAAATCTTCCAGCGAATTTTTCCACTATCAAACGTCGCTGCTGGCAAGGTCAATTCTACACCTCCTATTTTGTGTGATTTGGGCACTTCAATCCGCCATACTAATGAGCCATCATCAGACACTGCTCCTTCTGAATAGAtagagataaattaaatacaattaaaacgcattttttcttgcaatgcaactgcattttaaattttatcattttttaattcaaatgatttttcgtTTTCACACTTGCGAAATGTGTTTTGGGTAAATTGAACGGCTtttagagttttatttttaatcagcttCCCGATTAATATGCCAAGATTAATAGCTGCTGAGTTACAAAGCCAAACTCATGCTCCAGCTGAGCCATTATTtgataattgaaattcaagtACCTGTTCTGGCCAAATACACCATTTTCCAATCCCTCTCCACCTT
The nucleotide sequence above comes from Cloeon dipterum chromosome X, ieCloDipt1.1, whole genome shotgun sequence. Encoded proteins:
- the Aatf gene encoding protein AATF — protein: MSSKKPALAEEFASLIQPHDIAPDPEDDAEEATRAKLVDTYDDEAQEEQQASVLRRQTVSFDDKRYAGRKISRKDLNRSDDEDESLESSTEEDEGASSSDAEEIADGERDESEDDQADEVDEEEEDESSVSDDSSKEYDDADGDMFPQAEKEKSDKEKDTKFQHFSTSDLKSEVKKGNAVKNQLMLWENLLEIRIQMQKTLKFANQMPIAANFSKFADKGGKEFKSAQLKCINGTTKLLNNLIELQATLFKQNPETKNLSSKERAKEDDEEIPSSEDEAGELEETPAEKMPAKKKMRMEDYESSIGGVHNNFLSYRNSTIQKWSEKTRMSQGKFNSKNFSAFEQSALKQIEHILADKNRLLKRTRVQRSNYRILGSEIGDDEEKVDDEKSQQTCNEIFDDDDFYHQLIRELIEQKSESVTDPVQLGRQWIALQKLRSKMKRKIDTRATKGRKIRYTVIPKLVNFMAPVEHSEWTDEAKNELFASLFAG
- the hop gene encoding tyrosine-protein kinase hopscotch, with amino-acid sequence MEQANLSAVVHLCVSKDQKRVRVGVHNKSTAEDLCVLVAKIAGIGPVARHLFALRVSPCLDKDSPIWLHPSAKIELLDKLEFEFRLRFRIADLKRLHSIDLTAFNYCFHQVKNDVMENKVPGIETDKHLHVLTGLAVTDMYRAVLEKDMDRGVIKKEYKKYLPKEIVKQHSIFARKPILENFEKILTSEIKDPNMVKLRYFQHFEEIAPSYLTEEFKAKMDQDEVVFNAILRVNPFHKTNPGISYCKEKGNEWKVLCSIDELCFISAREDNVSVEMSRRNGIPIHMQFLSRPSMYSFVSLLDGYFRLLSKWTFNLCMDMYTPSLIKLQALKCHGPVGGNFSYAKLQEKRDCKPGCYILRESERQYEVYFLDVCVNGRSKPKTFKIEKTNSGQFMFQYDSQNYPSVLDIIIKYKTAQGELQLEECIPPSEFDQSQLLLCQLDNPHFKNAAKSDELSGPHFINHKNIQVFKGDKKFREGGICAVYRCVLTLPKSIKRECAMKIVMTEHEDKYYKEYAQLVNQWAFLQSNAVVKFYGITLCNPFSMVTEYLKLGPLDKYLQTHKGIMAPEDLVEASAALSTALWHMEEEGIVHGNIRCHQLMVSAHTERTFEVKLTDPGLHQYTERDIPWIPIECYGNLSLAGKSKFADVWAFGTTLWQIFSFGMNPCHVDVSFYSKMFYTKNRLPKPEGCPADIYRLLLETWNIDFHSRKRPQAILRDINQQMYQVYNSRRKHNYAIPSEPKSKLDTISSANYSLSASCVSLSSGTTDLTDLDESKHFFNGLINGLSLDNLSLNENDPMDFLVDNSNAGLNTIFELDGCHVEFLSKIGSGNYGEVFQGKMSSPGGADMPERLVAIKQVRDNGRVSNYLIDFQREINIMKTLEHPNIVQIIGVVEGPQISLVMEFVAHGSLDCYLKINRDSISQAQLLKFSLDIAKGMNYLGRKKIVHRDLASRNILVASHEHVKISDFGLAQYMNNDNHYQWQTHRELPIKWYAPESMLHGLFYPLSDVWSYGVTLYELFSYGEDPELKDDGGHSYEDNLQFHEALKAGQRLPCPDTCPQQVYCKLMVPCWEFEMKDRPSFFKLIETVKSISL